One genomic segment of Danio rerio strain Tuebingen ecotype United States chromosome 11, GRCz12tu, whole genome shotgun sequence includes these proteins:
- the ipo9 gene encoding importin-9 isoform X1: protein MAGMSASGPGPVSSLDQVDKGLKETLIDALNAILSPVQEVRAAAEERIKVLEVTEEFGVHLAELTVDPHGALAIRQLASVILKQYVETHWCAQSEKYRPPETTEWAKAAIRELLPSGLREAISKVRSSVAYALSAIAHWDWPEAWPGLFKLLMDMLASGDVNAVHGAMRVLTEFTREVTDVQMPDVAPVILPQMYKIFTMAEVYSIRTRSRAVEIFTTCANLICAIDEVAKGAANALIFPVVQQFTEAFIQALQIPDGPTSDSGLKMEVLKAVTALVKNFPKPMVSSMQQILPIVWNTLTESASFYVRTEVNYTEEVDDPVDSDGEVLGFENLVFSIFEFVHTLLENKKFKSTVKKALPELIYYIILYMQITEDQIKVWTANPQQFVEDEDDDTFSYSVRISAQDLLLAVAAEFQNESAAALAAAATRHLQEAEQAKNTGSEHWWKVHEACMLALGSVKTIITENVKNGRVQFDMHGFLANVILADLNLPASPFLLGRALWAASRFTAAMSPELIQQFLQATVSGLHESQPPSVRISAVRAIWGYCDQLKLSESTHVLQPFLPSVLEGLVQLAAQFSSEVLTLVMETLCIVCTVDPAFTTSAENKICPLTIAIFLKYSNDPVVASLAQDIFKELAQIEACQGPMQMRLIPTLVSIMQAPPDKIPSGLCATSIDILTTVVRNTKPPLSDMLVCQAFPAVAQCTLRTDDNTTMQNGGECLRAYVSVALEQIARWQDEQGHSGLWYVMQVVSQLLDPRTSEFTAAFVGRLVSTLITRAGTQLADQLDQILRAILSKMQQAETLSVMQSLIMVFAHLVHSQLEPLLEFLCSLPGPTGKPALEFVMAEWMSRQHLFYGQYEGKVSAVALCKLLQHGLNTNDKRLQDIVVKGDEIFNPDEGICTRSKSAKNPQRWTNIPLLVKIFKLIVNELSSVVEANANRANPADWSQDSGGMWDDLAEEEDEEEEDEGLAGQLLSDLIASNKYDDDYYEDDDDEDPDALKDPIFQIDLQAYLTDFLTQFAQQPCYSMFSSHLNEVERRVLQSIGI, encoded by the exons ATGGCGGGTATGAGCGCGTCGGGCCCCGGCCCGGTTTCGAGTCTCGACCAGGTGGACAAAGGATTGAAGGAGACTCTGATAGACGCGCTGAACGCCATTCTGTCCCCGGTGCAAGAAGTGCGAGCGGCGGCGGAGGAGCGCATTAAAGTGCTGGAAGTGACGGAGG AGTTTGGAGTTCACCTTGCAGAGCTCACAGTCGACCCACACGGAGCACTCGCTATTCGCCAA TTGGCCTCTGTCATATTAAAGCAGTATGTGGAGACCCACTGGTGCGCCCAGTCAGAAAAATACAGGCCTCCAGAGACGACAGAATGG GCCAAAGCTGCGATCCGTGAGCTGTTGCCCAGTGGTTTGCGGGAGGCTATCAGTAAGGTACGCTCCAGCGTGGCCTACGCCCTTTCGGCTATTGCACACTGGGACTGGCCTGAAGCTTGGCCTGGGCTCTTCAAGCTCCTCATGGACATGCTGGCCAGTGGAGATGTCAATGCTGTACACGGCGCCATGAGAGTCCTGACGG AATTTACTCGAGAGGTGACCGATGTGCAGATGCCGGATGTTGCTCCTGTCATTTTGCCTCAGATGTACAAGATTTTTACCATGGCAGAG GTTTATAGTATTCGCACTCGATCCAGAGCAGTTGAGATCTTTACAACATGTGCCAATCTCATCTGTGCGATTGATGAAGTAGCAAAG GGTGCTGCCAACGCTCTGATCTTCCCTGTAGTCCAGCAGTTCACAGAAGCCTTTATACAGGCCCTGCAGATCCCAGATGGTCCAACTTCCGATAGTGGCCTGAAGATGGAAGTGCTGAAG GCAGTGACGGCATTGGTGAAGAACTTCCCCAAACCCATGGTGTCCTCAATGCAACAGATTCTTCCTATTGTGTGGAACACGCTGACAGAGAGTGCCTCTTT TTATGTGAGAACTGAGGTCAACTACACAGAAGAAGTGGATGATCCAGTTGACTCTGATG GTGAGGTCCTTGGCTTTGAAAACCTCGTCTTCAGCATCTTTGAGTTTGTCCACACACTCTTGGAGAACAAGAAGTTCAAGAGCACAGTGAAGAAAGCTTTACCGGAACTCATCTATTACATCATCCTTTACATGCAGATCACGGAGGATCAG ATCAAGGTGTGGACGGCCAACCCACAGCAGTTTGTCGAGGATGAGGATGATGACACGTTCTCCTATTCGGTTCGGATATCAGCACAGGATCTGTTGCTG GCTGTTGCTGCTGAATTTCAGAACGAGAGTGCTGCAGCTTTAGCGGCAGCCGCAACACGACACCTTCAGGAGGCAGAGCAAGCCAAGAACACTGGCAGTGAGCACTG GTGGAAGGTGCATGAAGCTTGCATGCTGGCGCTGGGATCAGTCAAAACCATCATCACAGAGAATGTAAAGAATGGTCGTGTGCAGTTCGATATGCATGGATTTCTTGCCAATGTCATCCTCGCGGACCTCAATTTACCTG CCTCTCCGTTCCTGCTGGGTCGGGCCTTATGGGCAGCCAGTCGATTCACTGCAGCGATGTCTCCAGAGCTCATTCAGCAGTTCCTGCAGGCCACCGTGAGCGGGTTACACGAAAGCCAGCCACCCTCTGTTCGCATCTCTGCCGTCAGAGCTATCTGGGG TTACTGTGATCAGCTAAAGCTATCAGAGAGCACTCACGTCCTCCAGCCATTCCTGCCCAGTGTTTTGGAAGGCCTGGTTCAGTTGGCGGCTCAGTTCAGCTCTGAAGTGCTCACGTTAGTCATGGAGACCCTCTGTATTGTTTGCACTGTGGATCCAGCTTTCACTACGAGTGCTGAGAACAAGATTTGCCCGCTCACCATTGCCATCTTCCTCAAGTACAGTAATG ATCCTGTCGTAGCATCTTTAGCGCAGGACATCTTTAAGGAGCTTGCCCAGATTGAAGCCTGCCAAGGACCCATGCAAATGCGCCTCATTCCTACTCTCGTTAGCATTATGCAAGCGCCGCCTGATAAAATCCCTTCAGGACTTTGTGCT ACTTCCATAGATATCTTAACTACAGTTGTTCGCAACACTAAACCTCCGCTCTCCGACATGTTGGTGTGCCAAGCTTTTCCAGCAGTGGCTCAATGTACCCTCCGCACAGATGACAACACCACAATGCAG AATGGCGGTGAGTGCTTGCGGGCCTATGTGTCTGTGGCGCTGGAGCAGATCGCCCGATGGCAGGATGAGCAAGGTCACAGTGGGCTGTGGTATGTCATGCAGGTTGTCAGTCAGCTCCTGGACCCCCGCACATCTGAGTTCACCGCTGCTTTTGTGGGTCGTTTGGTGTCCACTCTTATTACCCGAGCTGGCACTCAGTTGGCTGACCAGCTGGACCAAATACTGCGTGCTATTCTCAGCAAGATGCAGCAGGCTGAGACACTCAGTGTGATGcag tcCCTGATTATGGTTTTCGCCCACCTGGTCCATTCCCAGTTGGAGCCCCTGCTGGAATTCCTATGCAGTCTTCCAGGTCCCACAGGGAAACCGGCCCTGGAGTTTGTCATGGCTGAGTGGATGAGTCGCCAGCATCTGTTCTACGGCCAGTATGAAGGCAAAGTCAG TGCTGTCGCCTTGTGTAAACTTCTCCAGCACGGTCTGAATACAAATGACAAGCGCCTCCAAGATATAGTCGTCAAAGGAGATGAAATTTTTAATCCAGACGAGGGAATTTGCACACGTTCCAAATCAGCCAAGA ATCCTCAGCGGTGGACCAACATTCCTTTGCTGGTCAAGATCTTTAAACTTATCGTCAACGAACTCTCTTCTGTGGTAGAGGCTAATGCAAACAGAGCAAATCCTGCAGACTGGAGCCAAG ACTCTGGTGGAATGTGGGATGATCTGGCGGAAGAAGAGGATGAGGAAGAGGAAGATGAAGGACTAGCCGGACAGCTTCTGTCTGATCTTATTGCTTCCAACAAATATG atgatgattattatgaggatgatgatgatgaagatccaGATGCTCTGAAGGATCCGATATTTCAAATTGACCTTCAG GCTTATCTGACAGATTTCCTGACCCAGTTTGCTCAGCAGCCTTGCTATAGCATGTTTTCCAGCCACTTGAATGAGGTCGAGAGAAGAGTCTTGCAGTCCATAGGTATTTGA
- the ipo9 gene encoding importin-9 (The RefSeq protein has 2 substitutions compared to this genomic sequence) — protein sequence MAGMSASGPGPVSSLDQVDKGLKETLIDALNAILSPVQEVRAAAEERIKVLEVTEEFGVHLAELTVDPHGALAIRQLASVILKQYVETHWCARSEKYRPPETTEWAKAAIRELLPSGLREAISKVRSSVAYALSAIAHWDWPEAWPGLFKLLMDMLASGDVNAVHGAMRVLTEFTREVTDVQMPDVAPVILPQMYKIFTMAEVYSIRTRSRAVEIFTTCANLICAIDEVAKGAANALIFPVVQQFTEAFIQALQIPDGPTSDSGLKMEVLKAVTALVKNFPKPMVSSMQQILPIVWNTLTESASFYVRTEVNYTEEVDDPVDSDGEVLGFENLVFSIFEFVHTLLENKKFKSTVKKALPELIYYIILYMQITEDQIKVWTANPQQFVEDEDDDTFSYSVRISAQDLLLAVAAEFQNESAAALAAAATRHLQEAEQAKNTGSEHWWKVHEACMLALGSVKTIITENVKNGRVQFDMHGFLANVILADLNLPAASPFLLGRALWAASRFTAAMSPELIQQFLQATVSGLHESQPPSVRISAVRAIWGYCDQLKLSESTHVLQPFLPSVLEGLVQLAAQFSSEVLTLVMETLCIVCTVDPAFTTSAENKICPLTIAIFLKYSNDPVVASLAQDIFKELAQIEACQGPMQMRLIPTLVSIMQAPPDKIPSGLCATSIDILTTVVRNTKPPLSDMLVCQAFPAVAQCTLRTDDNTTMQNGGECLRAYVSVALEQIARWQDEQGHSGLWYVMQVVSQLLDPRTSEFTAAFVGRLVSTLITRAGTQLADQLDQILRAILSKMQQAETLSVMQSLIMVFAHLVHSQLEPLLEFLCSLPGPTGKPALEFVMAEWMSRQHLFYGQYEGKVSAVALCKLLQHGLNTNDKRLQDIVVKGDEIFNPDEGICTRSKSAENPQRWTNIPLLVKIFKLIVNELSSVVEANANRANPADWSQDSGGMWDDLAEEEDEEEEDEGLAGQLLSDLIASNKYDDDYYEDDDDEDPDALKDPIFQIDLQAYLTDFLTQFAQQPCYSMFSSHLNEVERRVLQSIGI from the exons ATGGCGGGTATGAGCGCGTCGGGCCCCGGCCCGGTTTCGAGTCTCGACCAGGTGGACAAAGGATTGAAGGAGACTCTGATAGACGCGCTGAACGCCATTCTGTCCCCGGTGCAAGAAGTGCGAGCGGCGGCGGAGGAGCGCATTAAAGTGCTGGAAGTGACGGAGG AGTTTGGAGTTCACCTTGCAGAGCTCACAGTCGACCCACACGGAGCACTCGCTATTCGCCAA TTGGCCTCTGTCATATTAAAGCAGTATGTGGAGACCCACTGGTGCGCCCAGTCAGAAAAATACAGGCCTCCAGAGACGACAGAATGG GCCAAAGCTGCGATCCGTGAGCTGTTGCCCAGTGGTTTGCGGGAGGCTATCAGTAAGGTACGCTCCAGCGTGGCCTACGCCCTTTCGGCTATTGCACACTGGGACTGGCCTGAAGCTTGGCCTGGGCTCTTCAAGCTCCTCATGGACATGCTGGCCAGTGGAGATGTCAATGCTGTACACGGCGCCATGAGAGTCCTGACGG AATTTACTCGAGAGGTGACCGATGTGCAGATGCCGGATGTTGCTCCTGTCATTTTGCCTCAGATGTACAAGATTTTTACCATGGCAGAG GTTTATAGTATTCGCACTCGATCCAGAGCAGTTGAGATCTTTACAACATGTGCCAATCTCATCTGTGCGATTGATGAAGTAGCAAAG GGTGCTGCCAACGCTCTGATCTTCCCTGTAGTCCAGCAGTTCACAGAAGCCTTTATACAGGCCCTGCAGATCCCAGATGGTCCAACTTCCGATAGTGGCCTGAAGATGGAAGTGCTGAAG GCAGTGACGGCATTGGTGAAGAACTTCCCCAAACCCATGGTGTCCTCAATGCAACAGATTCTTCCTATTGTGTGGAACACGCTGACAGAGAGTGCCTCTTT TTATGTGAGAACTGAGGTCAACTACACAGAAGAAGTGGATGATCCAGTTGACTCTGATG GTGAGGTCCTTGGCTTTGAAAACCTCGTCTTCAGCATCTTTGAGTTTGTCCACACACTCTTGGAGAACAAGAAGTTCAAGAGCACAGTGAAGAAAGCTTTACCGGAACTCATCTATTACATCATCCTTTACATGCAGATCACGGAGGATCAG ATCAAGGTGTGGACGGCCAACCCACAGCAGTTTGTCGAGGATGAGGATGATGACACGTTCTCCTATTCGGTTCGGATATCAGCACAGGATCTGTTGCTG GCTGTTGCTGCTGAATTTCAGAACGAGAGTGCTGCAGCTTTAGCGGCAGCCGCAACACGACACCTTCAGGAGGCAGAGCAAGCCAAGAACACTGGCAGTGAGCACTG GTGGAAGGTGCATGAAGCTTGCATGCTGGCGCTGGGATCAGTCAAAACCATCATCACAGAGAATGTAAAGAATGGTCGTGTGCAGTTCGATATGCATGGATTTCTTGCCAATGTCATCCTCGCGGACCTCAATTTACCTG CAGCCTCTCCGTTCCTGCTGGGTCGGGCCTTATGGGCAGCCAGTCGATTCACTGCAGCGATGTCTCCAGAGCTCATTCAGCAGTTCCTGCAGGCCACCGTGAGCGGGTTACACGAAAGCCAGCCACCCTCTGTTCGCATCTCTGCCGTCAGAGCTATCTGGGG TTACTGTGATCAGCTAAAGCTATCAGAGAGCACTCACGTCCTCCAGCCATTCCTGCCCAGTGTTTTGGAAGGCCTGGTTCAGTTGGCGGCTCAGTTCAGCTCTGAAGTGCTCACGTTAGTCATGGAGACCCTCTGTATTGTTTGCACTGTGGATCCAGCTTTCACTACGAGTGCTGAGAACAAGATTTGCCCGCTCACCATTGCCATCTTCCTCAAGTACAGTAATG ATCCTGTCGTAGCATCTTTAGCGCAGGACATCTTTAAGGAGCTTGCCCAGATTGAAGCCTGCCAAGGACCCATGCAAATGCGCCTCATTCCTACTCTCGTTAGCATTATGCAAGCGCCGCCTGATAAAATCCCTTCAGGACTTTGTGCT ACTTCCATAGATATCTTAACTACAGTTGTTCGCAACACTAAACCTCCGCTCTCCGACATGTTGGTGTGCCAAGCTTTTCCAGCAGTGGCTCAATGTACCCTCCGCACAGATGACAACACCACAATGCAG AATGGCGGTGAGTGCTTGCGGGCCTATGTGTCTGTGGCGCTGGAGCAGATCGCCCGATGGCAGGATGAGCAAGGTCACAGTGGGCTGTGGTATGTCATGCAGGTTGTCAGTCAGCTCCTGGACCCCCGCACATCTGAGTTCACCGCTGCTTTTGTGGGTCGTTTGGTGTCCACTCTTATTACCCGAGCTGGCACTCAGTTGGCTGACCAGCTGGACCAAATACTGCGTGCTATTCTCAGCAAGATGCAGCAGGCTGAGACACTCAGTGTGATGcag tcCCTGATTATGGTTTTCGCCCACCTGGTCCATTCCCAGTTGGAGCCCCTGCTGGAATTCCTATGCAGTCTTCCAGGTCCCACAGGGAAACCGGCCCTGGAGTTTGTCATGGCTGAGTGGATGAGTCGCCAGCATCTGTTCTACGGCCAGTATGAAGGCAAAGTCAG TGCTGTCGCCTTGTGTAAACTTCTCCAGCACGGTCTGAATACAAATGACAAGCGCCTCCAAGATATAGTCGTCAAAGGAGATGAAATTTTTAATCCAGACGAGGGAATTTGCACACGTTCCAAATCAGCCAAGA ATCCTCAGCGGTGGACCAACATTCCTTTGCTGGTCAAGATCTTTAAACTTATCGTCAACGAACTCTCTTCTGTGGTAGAGGCTAATGCAAACAGAGCAAATCCTGCAGACTGGAGCCAAG ACTCTGGTGGAATGTGGGATGATCTGGCGGAAGAAGAGGATGAGGAAGAGGAAGATGAAGGACTAGCCGGACAGCTTCTGTCTGATCTTATTGCTTCCAACAAATATG atgatgattattatgaggatgatgatgatgaagatccaGATGCTCTGAAGGATCCGATATTTCAAATTGACCTTCAG GCTTATCTGACAGATTTCCTGACCCAGTTTGCTCAGCAGCCTTGCTATAGCATGTTTTCCAGCCACTTGAATGAGGTCGAGAGAAGAGTCTTGCAGTCCATAGGTATTTGA